A window from Salinigranum halophilum encodes these proteins:
- a CDS encoding DUF362 domain-containing protein has protein sequence MEFPDRDVVASLLDAQPLPSFVRVDHDPSSTTLSEPTTHVRDALARLDLDSLAPGARVAVGVGSRGIHRIDEYAATVVTALTERGFDPVVVPAMGSHGGATAEGQRETLASLGVTETRVGAPIDARMDVERVDEVRVGETSYPVFVASAALDADGVVVINRVKPHTNFSGRIESGLCKMLVAGLGKQRGASAFHATALTEGYVPALEAAFAAISSAVPLVGGIALVENADEETAHVEALSGAELLDREPALLARASEEMATLPVDDIDLLVVDELGKDVSGAGMDTNVIGRYRVLNAPDPDTPRIKLIYARGLTDRTEGNGNGIGLADLTRRVAVDQLDFQKTYANALTSGSLAKAKLPVVAPDDELALRIALSALGSPAPETVRVVWIHDTQELGELFVSSGVVDDLPDTATVTGEVALAFDDGTARFDPR, from the coding sequence ATGGAGTTTCCCGACCGCGACGTCGTCGCCTCGCTCCTCGACGCCCAGCCGCTGCCGTCGTTCGTCCGCGTCGACCACGACCCGTCGTCGACGACACTCTCCGAGCCGACGACCCACGTCCGCGATGCGCTCGCGCGGCTCGACCTCGATTCGCTCGCCCCCGGCGCGCGCGTCGCCGTCGGTGTCGGGAGCCGCGGCATCCACCGCATCGACGAGTACGCGGCAACCGTCGTCACCGCACTCACCGAACGGGGGTTCGACCCGGTCGTCGTCCCGGCGATGGGGAGTCACGGGGGAGCCACCGCCGAGGGCCAGCGCGAGACTCTGGCGTCGCTCGGTGTCACCGAGACGCGCGTCGGTGCCCCCATCGACGCGCGGATGGACGTCGAGCGGGTCGACGAGGTCCGCGTCGGGGAGACGTCGTATCCGGTGTTCGTCGCCTCGGCCGCACTCGACGCGGACGGGGTCGTCGTCATCAACCGCGTGAAGCCCCACACGAACTTCTCGGGCCGCATCGAGAGCGGCCTCTGCAAGATGCTCGTCGCGGGGCTCGGTAAACAGCGGGGCGCGAGCGCCTTTCACGCGACGGCGCTCACCGAGGGCTACGTCCCGGCGCTGGAGGCGGCGTTCGCGGCCATCTCGTCGGCCGTCCCGCTGGTGGGCGGCATCGCACTCGTCGAGAACGCCGACGAGGAGACCGCACACGTCGAGGCCCTCTCCGGGGCCGAGCTACTCGACCGCGAACCCGCGCTGCTGGCACGCGCCTCCGAGGAGATGGCGACCCTCCCGGTGGACGATATCGACCTGCTCGTCGTCGACGAACTCGGCAAGGACGTCTCGGGGGCGGGGATGGACACGAACGTCATCGGTCGCTACCGCGTCCTGAACGCGCCCGACCCCGACACCCCGCGAATCAAACTTATCTACGCACGGGGGCTCACCGACCGCACAGAGGGCAACGGCAACGGAATCGGCCTCGCCGACCTCACTCGCCGGGTCGCCGTCGACCAGCTCGACTTCCAGAAGACGTACGCGAACGCGCTGACGAGCGGGTCGCTGGCCAAAGCGAAGCTACCCGTGGTCGCGCCCGACGACGAACTCGCGCTTCGCATCGCGCTGTCCGCGCTGGGGAGTCCCGCCCCCGAGACGGTCCGGGTCGTCTGGATACACGACACACAGGAGCTGGGTGAGCTGTTCGTCTCCAGCGGCGTCGTCGACGACCTCCCGGACACGGCGACGGTGACTGGCGAGGTGGCACTCGCGTTCGACGACGGGACGGCCCGGTTCGACCCGCGCTGA
- a CDS encoding SDR family oxidoreductase yields MDLHIEGNAALVTASSSGLGKASAKALAREGVNVVVNGRDEARLADAAAEVREVATGEVVAQPGDITDPEDVSTLVATTVEEFGGLDHLVTSAGGPPSGAFLDTDDEDWYDAYDLLVMSVVRLAREAAPHLREGDGGTIVTITSRSVKEALDSLVLSNSVRMSVIGLEKTLSKEFAPEVRANAVLPGAHETARIRELVEQAVDRGEYDSYEAGVSGWADNPLERVGDPMELGNTVAFLSSPQSGFINGTAIPIDGGSSGSNL; encoded by the coding sequence ATGGACTTACACATCGAGGGAAACGCGGCGCTCGTGACCGCGTCGTCCAGCGGGCTGGGAAAGGCATCCGCGAAGGCACTCGCCCGCGAGGGGGTGAACGTCGTCGTCAACGGACGTGACGAGGCGCGCCTCGCGGACGCGGCGGCCGAGGTCCGGGAGGTCGCGACCGGCGAGGTCGTCGCGCAGCCGGGAGACATCACGGACCCCGAGGACGTCTCGACGCTGGTCGCGACCACCGTCGAGGAGTTCGGCGGGCTCGACCACCTCGTGACGAGCGCCGGTGGGCCGCCGTCGGGCGCGTTCCTCGACACCGACGACGAGGACTGGTACGACGCGTACGACCTCCTCGTCATGAGTGTCGTCCGCCTGGCACGCGAGGCCGCCCCGCACCTGCGTGAGGGTGACGGCGGCACCATCGTCACCATCACCTCCCGGAGTGTCAAGGAGGCGCTCGATAGCCTCGTGCTCTCGAACTCGGTCCGGATGAGCGTCATCGGGCTGGAGAAGACGCTCTCGAAGGAGTTCGCCCCCGAGGTTCGGGCGAACGCCGTCCTGCCGGGCGCACACGAGACAGCGCGCATCCGCGAACTGGTCGAACAGGCCGTCGACCGCGGCGAGTACGACTCCTACGAGGCGGGCGTCAGCGGGTGGGCGGACAACCCCCTCGAACGCGTGGGCGACCCGATGGAACTCGGCAACACGGTCGCGTTCCTCTCCTCGCCGCAGTCGGGGTTCATCAACGGCACCGCCATCCCCATCGACGGCGGGAGTTCGGGGTCGAACCTGTGA
- a CDS encoding cupin domain-containing protein, which yields MKPVDFDDAASYEPDEGWRRVALAGSDQFSFEWFEKPPGHASPMHDHENEQVCVCLEGELTVETDSGSVSLGAYDSVLLEAGEPHRVENTGDERAVGLDVFAPGRSFDFWTDRD from the coding sequence ATGAAGCCCGTCGACTTCGACGACGCGGCGTCGTACGAACCGGACGAGGGCTGGCGTCGCGTCGCGCTGGCGGGGAGCGACCAGTTCTCGTTCGAGTGGTTCGAGAAACCGCCGGGACACGCCTCGCCGATGCACGACCACGAGAACGAGCAGGTGTGTGTCTGTCTGGAGGGGGAACTGACGGTCGAGACCGATTCGGGGTCGGTCTCCCTCGGGGCGTACGACTCGGTCCTCTTGGAGGCGGGGGAGCCACACCGCGTCGAGAACACCGGCGACGAACGGGCCGTCGGGCTCGACGTCTTCGCGCCGGGCCGGTCGTTCGACTTCTGGACCGACCGGGACTGA
- a CDS encoding cation-translocating P-type ATPase translates to MSEAQTRPRDEQGEWHARALDEVFGAFETSESGLTDEEAARRLDEYGPNEIHDDTEVSPLALFVAQFQDALIYLLILAAGLSLATGLLPGEEPSYVDAGLILLILLGNGVFGFVQDYRAEQSLERLRAMSTPDATVVRDGTREVVDATTVVPGDVVVLEAGDAVPADARLVEAGALAANEAALTGESASVSKTTGEVDAETPLAERENMVYMNTTVVAGRGVAVVVDTGMDTEVGGIATQLQSAPDNETPFQREVDTLGRRIGLGVGALIVLVVAVQLLLTEANVVAVLLTAITLAVAAVPEGLPAVVTLTLALGARRMVDRNALVRRLPVVESLGSVDVILTDKTGTLTESQMTVTRIATGETTYEVTGSGLDPDGEFHVDGESASVSPLEPILRCGLCCNNAERVEDASGDAEKQYIGDPTEVALLVSALKAGVEDDSERVAEVPFSSERQRMTVVVREEGDHTAYTKGAPEVVLDRCDTVLVDGETRELTDEHRQEFLASVDEFAGDALRVLGFASKAGVDPDADEEELETGLTFLGLQGMIDPPREEVPDAVADCRKAGIRVVMVTGDNVETAKAVGAEVGFDPTGAMTGTELAALSDEELRDRVESVEVFARATPEQKVRVLKALQANGHTVAMTGDGVNDAPGVRTADVGVAMGQRGTDVTRDASDMVLRDDNFATIRDAVSEGRGIFDNIRAFVTFLLSANAGEVFTVFVGVLVGSILFPQLFAAQTEALILTPVMLLWINLVTDGPPALALGVDPTAEDVLERDPREADDGVIDRGVAVSIITIGLTLAAVGVVLFFESLSTFGSLARAQTVLFTFFVVSEMGLVQIIRRRFGHSFASNPWLLAAVAASLILHALVLYTPLSGLFGVVVPTPADWTRIGVAVAVVLGVNLLLVGRENRENREK, encoded by the coding sequence ATGAGTGAGGCACAGACACGTCCGAGGGACGAGCAGGGTGAGTGGCACGCACGCGCGCTCGACGAGGTCTTCGGCGCGTTCGAGACGAGCGAGTCGGGTCTGACAGACGAGGAGGCGGCGCGTCGACTCGACGAGTACGGCCCCAACGAGATTCACGACGACACGGAGGTCTCACCGCTGGCGCTGTTCGTCGCCCAGTTCCAGGACGCGCTCATCTACCTCCTCATCCTCGCCGCGGGGCTCTCGCTCGCGACGGGACTCCTGCCGGGAGAAGAGCCGAGTTACGTCGACGCCGGCCTCATCCTGCTCATCCTCCTCGGCAACGGCGTGTTCGGCTTCGTCCAGGACTACCGCGCCGAGCAGTCACTGGAGCGGCTTCGAGCGATGTCGACGCCGGACGCGACCGTCGTCCGGGACGGAACACGGGAGGTCGTCGACGCGACGACCGTCGTTCCGGGCGACGTCGTCGTCCTCGAGGCGGGTGACGCCGTCCCCGCGGACGCCCGTCTCGTCGAGGCGGGGGCGCTCGCGGCGAACGAGGCGGCGCTGACGGGCGAGAGCGCGAGCGTCTCGAAGACGACCGGCGAGGTCGACGCGGAGACCCCGCTGGCCGAGCGGGAGAACATGGTCTACATGAACACCACGGTCGTCGCTGGCCGCGGCGTCGCCGTCGTCGTCGACACCGGAATGGACACCGAGGTCGGCGGTATCGCGACGCAGTTGCAGTCGGCCCCCGACAACGAGACGCCGTTCCAGCGCGAGGTCGACACGCTCGGTCGCCGTATCGGCCTCGGTGTCGGCGCGCTCATCGTGCTCGTCGTCGCCGTCCAACTGCTCCTCACGGAGGCGAACGTCGTCGCCGTCCTGTTGACCGCCATCACGCTCGCCGTCGCGGCCGTCCCCGAGGGGTTGCCGGCCGTGGTGACGCTGACGCTCGCACTCGGCGCGCGGCGGATGGTCGACCGCAACGCCCTCGTGCGACGGCTCCCCGTCGTCGAGAGCCTCGGCTCCGTCGACGTCATCCTCACGGACAAGACCGGCACCCTGACCGAGAGCCAGATGACGGTCACGCGCATCGCGACCGGGGAGACGACGTACGAGGTGACCGGGTCGGGACTGGACCCCGACGGGGAGTTCCACGTCGACGGCGAGTCCGCGTCGGTGTCGCCCCTCGAACCCATCCTCCGCTGTGGCCTCTGCTGTAACAACGCCGAACGCGTCGAGGACGCGAGTGGTGACGCCGAGAAGCAGTACATCGGTGACCCGACGGAGGTCGCCCTGCTCGTGTCGGCGCTGAAGGCGGGTGTCGAAGACGACAGCGAGCGAGTGGCCGAGGTCCCCTTCTCCTCGGAGCGCCAGCGGATGACGGTCGTCGTCCGGGAGGAGGGGGACCACACCGCCTACACGAAGGGCGCACCAGAGGTCGTCCTCGACCGCTGTGACACCGTCCTCGTCGACGGAGAGACACGGGAGTTGACCGACGAGCACCGCCAGGAGTTCCTCGCGTCCGTCGACGAGTTCGCGGGGGACGCGCTGCGCGTCCTCGGCTTCGCCTCGAAGGCGGGTGTCGACCCCGACGCCGACGAGGAGGAACTCGAGACGGGGCTCACCTTCCTCGGTCTGCAGGGGATGATCGACCCCCCACGGGAGGAGGTGCCCGACGCCGTCGCCGACTGCCGGAAGGCGGGCATCCGCGTCGTCATGGTGACCGGCGACAACGTCGAGACGGCGAAGGCGGTGGGCGCGGAGGTCGGCTTCGACCCGACGGGCGCGATGACCGGGACCGAACTCGCCGCCCTGTCCGACGAGGAACTGCGCGACCGCGTCGAGTCCGTGGAGGTGTTCGCCCGAGCGACCCCCGAACAGAAGGTCCGGGTCCTCAAGGCGCTCCAGGCGAACGGACACACCGTCGCGATGACGGGCGACGGGGTCAACGACGCGCCCGGGGTCCGGACGGCCGACGTCGGCGTCGCCATGGGTCAGCGCGGGACGGACGTCACGCGCGACGCCTCGGACATGGTGCTGCGTGACGACAACTTCGCCACCATCCGCGACGCCGTCTCCGAGGGGAGAGGCATCTTCGACAACATCCGGGCGTTCGTCACCTTCCTCCTCTCTGCGAACGCCGGCGAGGTGTTCACGGTGTTCGTGGGGGTGCTGGTCGGCAGTATCCTCTTCCCGCAGTTGTTCGCCGCCCAGACCGAGGCACTGATTCTCACCCCGGTGATGCTCCTGTGGATCAACCTCGTCACCGACGGCCCGCCGGCGCTGGCGCTCGGGGTCGACCCCACCGCCGAAGACGTGCTCGAACGCGACCCCCGGGAGGCCGACGACGGCGTCATCGACCGCGGGGTCGCCGTGTCCATCATCACCATCGGACTGACGCTCGCCGCCGTGGGGGTCGTCCTCTTCTTCGAGTCGCTCTCGACGTTCGGGTCGCTCGCGCGTGCACAGACCGTCTTGTTCACCTTCTTCGTCGTCTCGGAGATGGGACTCGTCCAGATCATCCGCCGGCGGTTCGGCCACTCGTTCGCGTCGAACCCCTGGCTGCTCGCGGCCGTCGCCGCGTCGCTCATCTTACACGCGCTCGTCCTCTACACCCCGCTGTCGGGGCTCTTCGGCGTCGTGGTGCCCACGCCCGCCGACTGGACGCGTATCGGTGTCGCGGTGGCGGTCGTTCTCGGCGTCAACCTCCTTCTCGTCGGCCGCGAGAACCGCGAGAACCGCGAGAAGTAG
- a CDS encoding dienelactone hydrolase family protein, with the protein MTARTVEIPVDAVRLDGELRIPDAATGLVVFAHGSGSSRHSPRNTAVASVLRDHGVGTLLFDLLTAEEDETYETRFDIDLLTERLLGVTDWLRERPETARMNLGYFGSSTGAAAALRAAAERGDDVGAVVSRGGRVDLASDHLPRVTAATLFIVGGADTDVLALNRDAYERLTCAKGLEVVDGAGHLFEGPGELERVADLAADWFATRLA; encoded by the coding sequence ATGACAGCCCGGACAGTCGAGATTCCCGTCGACGCGGTCCGCCTCGACGGCGAACTCCGCATCCCCGACGCCGCGACGGGACTGGTCGTGTTCGCCCACGGGAGCGGGAGCAGCAGGCACAGCCCACGCAACACCGCCGTCGCGTCGGTCCTTCGCGACCACGGGGTGGGGACGCTCCTGTTCGACCTCCTCACCGCCGAGGAGGACGAAACGTACGAGACGCGGTTCGACATCGACCTCCTGACAGAGCGCCTGCTCGGCGTGACCGACTGGCTGCGCGAACGCCCGGAGACGGCGCGCATGAACCTCGGCTACTTCGGGTCGAGCACGGGGGCGGCCGCCGCACTCCGCGCCGCGGCCGAGCGCGGCGACGACGTCGGGGCGGTCGTCTCACGCGGCGGGCGGGTCGACCTCGCGTCCGACCACCTGCCGCGCGTCACGGCCGCGACGCTATTCATCGTCGGTGGCGCGGACACCGACGTGCTGGCGCTCAACCGCGACGCCTACGAGCGCCTCACCTGCGCGAAGGGACTGGAAGTCGTCGACGGGGCCGGACACCTCTTCGAGGGGCCCGGGGAACTCGAACGAGTGGCCGACCTCGCGGCGGACTGGTTCGCGACGCGACTCGCCTGA
- a CDS encoding phosphopantetheine adenylyltransferase yields the protein MTDTDRTAILGGTFTPIHNGHRALLHAAFQTASHDGPGDGHVVVGLTSSDLATRTRSDPEQAALFGSYAERRAALADELDLLSRAYTASYEITKLTDPRGPAATDDDIDALIASPESKAQRRAHEINRQRLEQGLCPLEVHTAPFVVAEDGTRISSTRIRRGEIDVHGRVLGGRGEDSSPTG from the coding sequence GTGACGGACACTGACCGCACGGCCATCCTCGGCGGGACGTTCACACCGATCCACAACGGTCACCGTGCGCTCTTACACGCGGCGTTCCAGACTGCCAGCCACGACGGGCCCGGAGACGGGCACGTCGTCGTCGGGCTCACGTCCTCGGACCTCGCCACGCGGACCCGAAGCGACCCCGAACAGGCGGCCCTCTTCGGTTCCTACGCCGAGCGCCGCGCCGCGCTCGCCGACGAACTCGACCTGCTGAGCCGCGCGTACACCGCCTCCTACGAGATTACGAAGCTGACCGACCCGCGGGGGCCGGCCGCGACGGACGACGACATCGACGCGCTCATCGCCTCGCCCGAGTCGAAGGCACAGCGCCGTGCCCACGAAATCAACCGCCAGCGGCTCGAACAGGGGTTGTGTCCACTGGAGGTCCACACCGCCCCGTTCGTCGTCGCCGAGGACGGCACCCGAATCAGCAGCACGCGCATCCGCCGCGGCGAGATAGACGTCCACGGTCGCGTCCTGGGCGGCCGCGGCGAGGACTCGTCGCCGACGGGGTGA
- a CDS encoding COG1361 S-layer family protein yields MKPTTTALLGLCLAVVFASAGAPLVSAEEQVIGRPNVDVYVPNNQVTPGEETTLDVFLSNDGELRQDGAPEYVDRVTTARGTVVELDAANSPITFDTGAIPVGTLPTGTAGPLEVSLTVPEGTPPGTYEVPVEVRYSYTRLVTYGDGEPEFSESSFSGEQTVTIRVVDAPRFEVVDTQSTTQIGDRGEVTLTLRNVGTEPARDARVSLASSSDELAFGTDSSSADSFVGSWRPGETKQVTYALSATDDAIEREYSLTSTVDYTDVDGVRQTSTELVTGVTPRAEQSFALSALDSTLRVGQEGTISGTITNEGPSTVTEPVLVVSGGSQNLDFTETEYALSTLASGDSESFSFEADVSDAATAGRQQFSFQVRYQNGVGDDRTSDTLRRAVDVDTQRDRFTVEPVQSTLERGGSDTVTLRVTNNGAEPVTEVSVKTYFTDPLSSSDDEAFVPSLDPGESAEIQVAASAGNDALTKQYPMSADIQYTTPDGDTELSNTYKVAIDVVAADGGGGGLPLPAIFGVVAVAAVGLVVWRRRG; encoded by the coding sequence ATGAAACCGACAACAACTGCCCTTCTCGGGCTCTGTCTCGCGGTCGTCTTCGCGTCGGCGGGAGCGCCGCTCGTCAGCGCCGAAGAACAGGTGATCGGGCGTCCGAACGTCGACGTGTACGTGCCGAACAACCAGGTCACACCCGGCGAGGAGACGACGCTCGACGTCTTCCTCTCGAACGACGGTGAACTCCGCCAGGACGGCGCTCCGGAGTACGTCGACCGCGTCACCACCGCGCGCGGGACCGTCGTCGAACTCGACGCAGCGAACAGCCCCATAACGTTCGACACGGGCGCGATTCCCGTCGGCACGCTCCCGACGGGGACCGCCGGCCCACTCGAGGTCTCGCTGACGGTCCCCGAGGGGACCCCACCGGGGACCTACGAGGTACCCGTGGAGGTCCGCTACAGCTACACGCGCCTCGTCACGTACGGTGACGGGGAGCCCGAGTTCTCCGAGTCCTCCTTCTCGGGCGAGCAGACCGTCACGATTCGCGTCGTCGACGCCCCGCGCTTCGAAGTCGTCGACACCCAGTCGACGACACAGATCGGAGACCGCGGCGAGGTCACGCTGACGCTCCGGAACGTCGGGACCGAACCCGCACGGGATGCGCGGGTCTCGCTCGCGTCGTCGAGTGACGAACTCGCGTTCGGGACCGATTCGAGCAGCGCCGACTCCTTCGTCGGAAGCTGGCGTCCCGGCGAGACGAAGCAGGTGACCTACGCGCTGTCGGCGACAGACGACGCCATCGAGCGTGAGTACTCGCTGACGTCGACGGTCGACTACACGGACGTCGACGGCGTTCGACAGACCTCCACCGAGCTCGTGACGGGCGTCACCCCGCGCGCCGAGCAGTCGTTCGCGCTGTCGGCGCTCGACTCGACGCTCCGTGTCGGCCAGGAGGGGACCATCTCGGGCACCATCACGAACGAGGGCCCCTCGACGGTCACCGAGCCCGTCCTCGTCGTCTCCGGCGGGTCGCAGAACCTCGACTTCACCGAGACGGAGTACGCCCTCTCCACGCTCGCGAGCGGCGACAGCGAGTCGTTCTCGTTCGAGGCGGACGTGAGCGACGCGGCGACCGCGGGTCGCCAGCAGTTCAGCTTCCAGGTGCGATACCAGAACGGCGTCGGTGACGACCGCACCAGCGACACGCTCCGACGGGCCGTCGACGTGGACACACAGCGTGACCGCTTCACCGTCGAGCCGGTCCAGTCGACGCTCGAACGGGGCGGCTCAGACACGGTCACGCTCCGTGTCACCAACAACGGTGCCGAGCCGGTGACCGAGGTCAGCGTGAAGACGTACTTCACCGACCCGCTCTCCAGCAGCGACGACGAGGCGTTCGTCCCGTCGCTCGACCCCGGCGAATCGGCCGAGATTCAGGTGGCCGCCAGCGCCGGTAACGACGCGCTCACGAAGCAGTACCCGATGTCGGCCGACATCCAGTACACGACTCCCGACGGCGATACGGAGCTCTCGAACACGTACAAGGTCGCCATCGACGTCGTCGCCGCGGACGGTGGGGGTGGCGGCCTGCCGCTCCCGGCCATCTTCGGTGTCGTCGCCGTGGCCGCCGTGGGACTCGTCGTCTGGCGTCGCCGGGGGTAA
- a CDS encoding efflux RND transporter permease subunit produces the protein MRHQQLIDRVDDWIVNRPRAVILAFVVVTLVMSSGLGMTATESGTDQFTEDIPAQEAAEEINERFETESFTDGTASTQLIQSNSNVLSKSSLLRMLEAQHRLEETPDQRVVATASVARAVAQEIDPEATTLDAQIDALERTPASTVRAHTRSVLGDRPGLVALLSEDYNRESVTASATIGTVTHSLPDADSGGGGGGGDSPAQAIQLQAEDIVATAGGDIRVFGSGLLSAEFGNVIGDSLLIVVPAAVTLIFVFLVYAYRDPLDLLVGVVSLAMAILWTFGFMGLAGIAFTQMLIAVPPLLLAVGIDFGIHAVNRYREERVQGIGIVDSMRTATDQLLVAFFIVTGTTVIGFSANLTSALPPIQDFGLVAGIGIIFTFLIFGIFLPAAKVYADQWRARVGFPQFGSQPLGTEESVLGKVLPAGVTISRVAPRLFLVVLIVSTSGLAYYGSGVDSRFTQESFLPPEDNPDWLEQLPEPFAPSDYDTPAVLNYLEETFESGEDDTVTVYVEGPLRQDDALEQLARMGETAPESFVTRDGRTDSTSIVTVIRERAARDEEFAALVRRNDANRNGIPDDNLETVYEALLSSPARDRALNYITEDYRSARVQYAVKADASQAEITRDSREVASRIRFEATATGTIIVFKAVSDVITDSALTSLALALGATAVFLVGIYWLLEGRPLLGIANTVPIAVTVAAIAASMRYGDIPLNALTGTILSIAIGLGIDYSAHVVHRFSEEFDDDDDVYEALEATVRGTGGALTGSMLTTVTGIGVLVLAITPILGQFGLLTGLSILYSFLASIFVLPSTLVVWARLTGRGGTPADDAPAAPNSTTPADGTPSNA, from the coding sequence ATGAGGCACCAACAGCTCATCGACCGTGTCGACGACTGGATCGTCAACCGCCCGCGGGCGGTCATCCTGGCGTTCGTCGTCGTCACGCTCGTCATGTCGTCGGGGCTCGGAATGACGGCGACCGAGTCGGGGACCGACCAGTTCACCGAGGACATCCCGGCGCAGGAGGCCGCCGAGGAGATCAACGAACGGTTCGAGACCGAGAGCTTCACCGACGGGACCGCCTCGACACAGCTCATCCAGTCGAACAGCAACGTCCTCTCGAAGTCGAGCCTGTTGCGGATGCTGGAGGCACAGCACCGTCTCGAAGAGACACCCGACCAGCGCGTGGTCGCCACCGCGAGCGTCGCCCGCGCGGTCGCACAGGAGATCGACCCGGAGGCGACCACGCTCGACGCACAGATCGACGCGCTCGAACGCACCCCGGCGTCGACGGTCCGCGCGCACACGCGGTCAGTGCTCGGTGACCGACCTGGACTGGTCGCCCTGCTCAGCGAGGACTACAACCGCGAGTCGGTGACCGCGTCGGCGACCATCGGCACCGTGACGCACTCGCTGCCGGACGCCGACAGCGGTGGCGGTGGTGGTGGCGGTGACAGCCCCGCCCAGGCGATTCAGCTCCAGGCCGAAGACATCGTGGCGACCGCCGGCGGCGACATCCGGGTCTTCGGCTCCGGGCTGCTCTCGGCCGAGTTCGGCAACGTCATCGGCGACTCGCTGCTCATCGTCGTCCCCGCCGCGGTGACGCTCATCTTCGTCTTCCTCGTCTACGCCTACCGCGACCCCCTCGACCTCCTCGTCGGGGTGGTTTCGCTCGCGATGGCCATCCTCTGGACGTTCGGCTTCATGGGACTCGCGGGCATCGCGTTCACGCAGATGCTCATCGCGGTGCCGCCGCTCCTCTTGGCCGTGGGAATCGACTTCGGCATCCACGCCGTCAACCGCTACCGCGAGGAGCGCGTCCAGGGCATCGGTATCGTCGACTCGATGCGGACCGCCACCGACCAACTGCTCGTGGCCTTCTTCATCGTCACGGGCACGACCGTCATCGGCTTCAGCGCCAACCTGACGAGCGCGCTCCCGCCCATCCAGGACTTCGGCCTCGTCGCCGGCATCGGCATCATCTTCACCTTCCTCATCTTCGGCATCTTTCTCCCGGCTGCGAAGGTGTACGCCGACCAGTGGCGGGCGCGAGTCGGCTTCCCGCAGTTCGGGAGTCAGCCGCTCGGCACCGAGGAGTCGGTGCTCGGGAAGGTCCTCCCCGCCGGTGTCACTATCAGCCGGGTCGCGCCTCGGCTGTTCCTCGTCGTCTTGATCGTGAGCACGAGCGGCCTCGCGTACTACGGGTCGGGCGTCGACTCACGGTTCACGCAGGAGTCGTTCCTCCCGCCCGAGGACAACCCCGACTGGCTCGAACAGCTCCCCGAGCCCTTCGCGCCCAGCGACTACGACACGCCGGCTGTCCTCAACTATCTCGAAGAGACGTTCGAGAGCGGCGAGGACGACACGGTCACGGTGTACGTCGAGGGACCGTTGCGCCAGGACGACGCCCTCGAACAGCTCGCGCGGATGGGCGAGACCGCGCCGGAGAGCTTCGTCACCCGTGATGGGCGGACGGACTCGACGAGCATCGTCACGGTCATCCGCGAGCGCGCCGCCAGAGACGAGGAGTTCGCCGCGCTGGTGCGGCGGAACGACGCGAACCGAAACGGCATCCCCGACGACAACCTCGAGACGGTGTACGAGGCGCTGCTCTCGTCGCCCGCGCGCGACAGAGCGCTCAACTACATCACCGAGGATTACCGCAGCGCGCGCGTCCAGTACGCGGTGAAAGCCGACGCCTCACAGGCCGAGATCACGCGCGATAGCCGCGAGGTCGCCTCTCGCATCCGCTTCGAGGCGACCGCGACGGGGACCATCATCGTGTTCAAGGCCGTCTCGGACGTCATCACCGACTCCGCGCTCACGAGCCTCGCGCTCGCGCTCGGAGCGACCGCGGTGTTCCTCGTGGGCATCTACTGGCTCCTCGAGGGGCGGCCGCTGCTCGGCATCGCCAACACCGTCCCCATCGCGGTCACCGTCGCGGCCATCGCCGCCTCGATGCGCTACGGGGACATCCCGCTCAACGCCCTGACCGGGACCATCCTCTCGATCGCTATCGGCCTCGGCATCGACTACTCGGCCCACGTCGTCCACCGCTTCTCCGAGGAGTTCGACGACGACGACGACGTCTACGAGGCGCTCGAGGCGACGGTCCGCGGGACCGGTGGGGCGCTCACCGGGAGCATGCTCACCACGGTCACGGGCATCGGGGTGCTCGTGTTGGCCATCACGCCCATCCTCGGCCAGTTCGGCCTCCTCACCGGGTTGAGCATCCTCTACTCGTTCCTGGCCTCCATCTTCGTCCTCCCTTCGACGCTCGTCGTCTGGGCGCGGCTCACCGGCCGCGGCGGGACCCCGGCCGACGACGCGCCCGCGGCTCCCAACTCGACCACCCCCGCTGACGGCACCCCCTCCAACGCATGA